A single region of the Kryptolebias marmoratus isolate JLee-2015 linkage group LG10, ASM164957v2, whole genome shotgun sequence genome encodes:
- the atg9a gene encoding autophagy-related protein 9A has protein sequence MAHFDTEYQRLEASYSDSPPGEENLLMHVPEGSKSQWHHIENLDLFFQRVYNLHQKNGFTCMLLGEIFELVQLLFVVAFTVFLANCVDYDILFANKFVNHTDSSKVTLPDAILPMEVCSAHIRDNAFVIFVLIISGVFWLHRFVKLIYNVCCYWEIRSFYINALKMTMSELPYASWQEVQARIIEIQKEHQICIHKKELSELDIYHRILRFKNYMVAMVNKSLLPVRFSLPALGECVFYTRGLKYNFELIFFWGPGSLFENEWSLKPEYKRGGNRLELADRLASRILWIGVANLLLCPVILVWQILYAFFSYTEVIKREPGSLGARCWSLYGRCYLRHFNELDHELMSRLSKGYKAASKYMNCFLSPLLTVVAKNVAFFAGSLLAVLIALTIYDEDVLAVEHVLSSITLLGVCITVCRSFIPDKHMVFCPEQLLRVILAHIHYMPDHWQGNAHRYETRDQFSQLFQYKAVFILEELLSPVVTPIILIFCLRRKSLEIIDFFRNFTVEVVGVGDTCSFAQMDIRQHGHPAWMSAGKTEASIYQQAEDGKTELSLMHFAITNPHWQPPRETTHFISQLKERVHREAAGAPSDTHPLSLSESEPRSLVADLLTGPSTLAPVHFACDLSLTNNTAAGVNSGAAALRSLSPVSSSLNLRGSLSAAHRVGGLTGKTMTGSGTDARTVSSGSSAWEGQLTSLVLSEYASTEMSIHALYMHELHKQQARGEPSRHTWHRQESDESSDSIPDEVRSEPSARSRSFPRSHTFPAAAPSPSAIPSSASSSAAMDQEGAASQSSSGLRRHSGPVADHVGAGGKVVRTARVPMGGWAEDAKAASRHHDPLPEETSEDELPPHIHKVT, from the exons ATGGCCCACTTTGACACGGAGTACCAGCGCCTGGAGGCGTCCTACAGCGACTCTCCGCCCGGAGAGGAGAACCTGCTGATGCATGTGCCCGAGGGCAGCAAAT CTCAGTGGCACCACATAGAGAACCTGGACCTGTTCTTTCAAAGA GTCTATAATTTGCACCAGAAGAATGGATTCACCTGCATGTTGTTGGGAGAGATTTTTGAGCTGGT TCAGCTGCTTTTCGTGGTTGCCTTCACGGTTTTCCTTGCCAACTGTGTGGATTATGACATACTCTTTGCCAACAAGTTTGTAAACCACACTGATTCGTCTAAAGTCACCTTACCTGATGCCATCCTCCCGATGGAAGTCTGCAGTGCTCA TATTCGAGACAATGCGTTTGTGATCTTTGTTCTGATAATCTCCGGGGTGTTTTGGCTCCATCGCTTTGTCAAGTTAATCTACAATGTTTGCTGTTACTGGGAGATCAGATCTTTCTACATCAACGCCCTGAAGATGACCATG TCAGAGCTCCCCTACGCGTCGTGGCAGGAAGTCCAGGCCAGGATCATAGAAATCCAGAAGGAGCATCAGATTTGCATTCATAAAAAGGAACTGAGCGAGCTCGACATTTACCACCGCATCCTCCGCTTTAAGAACTACATG GTTGCTATGGTGAACAAATCACTCCTTCCTGTGCGATTTAGTCTTCCAGCGCTCGgagagtgtgtgttttacaCCCGGGGGCTTAAATACAACTTTGAGCTCATCTTTTTCTGGGGACCAG gttcTCTGTTTGAGAACGAGTGGAGTCTTAAACCGGAGTATAAGAGGGGAGGTAACAGGCTTGAGCTCGCAGACAGACTGGCATCTCGTATCCTTTGGATTGGCGTCGCAAATCTGCTTCTGTGTCCAGTCATTCTGGTGTGGCAGATTCTTTATGCCTTCTTTAGTTACACTGAG GTGATCAAGCGAGAGCCTGGTTCTCTGGGGGCAAGATGTTGGTCTCTGTATGGTCGATGTTACTTGCGTCATTTTAACGAGCTGGACCATGAGCTCATGTCTCGCCTCAGCAAAGGCTACAAG GCCGCATCCAAGTACATGAACTGCTTCCTGTCCCCGCTGCTGACAGTGGTCGCCAAAAATGTGGCGTTTTTTGCCGGCTCCCTCCTGGCCGTTCTCATAGCCCTGACGATCTATGACGAGGACGTTCTCGCAGTGGAACATGTTCTCTCGTCAATCACGCTGCTTGGAGTGTGTATCACAGTCTGTAG GTCATTTATTCCTGATAAGCACATGGTATTCTGTCCCGAGCAGCTGCTGCGCGTCATCTTAGCTCATATCCACTACATGCCCGACCACTGGCAGGGTAATGCGCACAGATATGAGACCCGGGACCAGTTCTCACAGCTCTTCCAGTACAAAGCA gtGTTCATCCTAGAGGAGCTGCTGAGTCCAGTGGTGACTCCCAtcatcctcatcttctgtctgaggAGAAAGTCCCTCGAGATCATAGATTTCTTCAGGAACTTTACTGTGGAGGTGGTTGGGGTCGGAGACACCTGCTCTTTTGCCCAGATGGACATAAGGCAGCACGGACACCCCGCG TGGATGTCAGCAGGGAAGACTGAGGCGTCCATCTACCAACAGGCGGAGGATGGGAAGACGGAGTTATCGCTGATGCACTTCGCCATCACAAACCCACACTGGCAGCCTCCTCGGGAGACTACACACTTCATCAGCCAGCTGAAAGAAAGAGTTCACAGAGAGGCAGCGGGGGCTCCCTCCGACACACATCCACTCTCCCTGTCAGAGTCTGAA ccAAGGAGTCTTGTCGCAGACCTCTTGACGGGTCCCTCCACCCTGGCGCCGGTTCATTTTGCCTGTGACCTGTCTTTGACGAATAATACAGCAGCCGGTGTGAACTCTGGAGCAGCTGCCTTGCGCTCTCTTTCACCAGTCAGCAGCAGTCTTAACCTGCGAGGCAGTCTGAGTGCTGCTCATAGAGTCGGTGGGCTCACTGGCAAAACAATGACAGGCTCTGG GACTGATGCTCGGACTGTGAGCTCGGGCAGCAGTGCATGGGAGGGTCAGCTTACCAGTTTGGTTCTGTCAGAGTACGCCTCCACGGAAATGAGCATCCATGCACTCTACATGCACGAG CTTCACAAACAGCAGGCTCGCGGCGAGCCGTCGCGCCACACGTGGCACAGGCAGGAGAGTGACGAGAGCAGCGACAGCATCCCAGACGAAGTAAGGAGCGAGCCCAGCGCCCGCTCCCGGAGTTTCCCGCGCTCGCACACCTTCCCCGCCGCGGCTCCGAGTCCAAGCGCGATTCCGTCCTCAGCCAGCAGCAGTGCTGCGATGGACCAGGAGGGGGCGGCGTCACAGAGCAGCAGCGGTCTGCGACGCCACAGTGGGCCTGTCGCAG ACCACGTTGGTGCAGGAGGAAAGGTGGTGAGGACAGCCCGTGTGCCGATGGGTGGATGGGCAGAGGACGCCAAAGCAGCATCACGGCACCACGATCCCCTACCAGAGGAGACTTCAGAGGACGAGTTGCCTCCCCACATACACAAG gttACATAA